The Drosophila sechellia strain sech25 chromosome 2R, ASM438219v1, whole genome shotgun sequence nucleotide sequence tgaaaacaaattttcgaaaCCAATCTAATCCAGCTTATACCTCCAGAAGTCAGTCCTCATCACTGGCGGGCCAACTTTAACCTCGTCTCGCCGATCGCAAGGGGCATGCATCTTTGTCAAAATGCAAGGCGCGAATTGTAAATTTGCAAATGCCGGAAACGCAAATTTTCCAAACTTGTTAGCCAGCCCAAGCTGCCATGGCGGCAGTGGGCCCACAACAACAGCATGAGTCCGACTTTTGGCCAAATATCAAGCCGCAGTAAGAAGTTAAATTGGAATTGGCCCAGGGCGAGCTGCGTTGGCGTTGCAAGTCGTCATGGAGAACTTTGCGTTACAATTGGCTGGCGGCTTCAGTGATGGGCTCCTGGCACGCAATGCCCGGACTAGGACGTGGTCTGTGGCGTCCTGCCGAAAACCCACCCAATCCCGGCTGTCCTGCAAGGTATCTAGTGCACTACGTTGGCTGGGAACGGAGCCATCCGACGCGTCGGATGCATAAATTTCGACTCCCAAAATAAGCGCAACAATTAAAATGCTAAATCTAAGCTGACGCTTCCAGTGCCCAGCTGACCTATCATTATGGCCGCTTGCGAATGATGCACTACATCCGCCGCGGAGTTCAACCATAATTCTTAACCCCGATCGCTCGGCAACCCAATCATTAGGCCTACGCACGAAGACGACCCCTGATCCGCAGATCGCCTGCTCGCAAGCTCCCCTGCTCCGCTGATCCCATGATCCGGGCAGACGCATATATCACCTGTGACGGGCTGCGAGGAGAATTATGAGCGGGCACCGAGAATTCCAGCACGTATCAATCTGGGAATGGTGAAAAATGCGCCCGTCGATCTGCAACCTTTGGATACTCGAGTCTGTATCCGAATCTGGTCCTGATCCTGATCTCGATTCCAGGTCCGATTCGGGCAATAAATCAACGATCCTATGGCCGCGGGCGCTCCATGTGCATATTCATAAGTTTGATTGAACTTATAAATCAGGGCTGGGACCATGGACCATGGGAGCTCGGAGAGTACTCTTCATTCCACCTGGCAGATGCCCCAACCAGCCGCGTTCACCTGCTCCGATGACCCCTCGTAACGGTTGTGCCAgaaaacttaattaatttgacATATATCACGAGTTGTAGACCCTCTGCTTTTTGCCACCAAGGAAGAAATGCGCTAATGAAGCCGAGGCAAGCTGGGAAATATGTTTTGACTGCGTTTGCCAAGAGACCGCCAAAAAGTCGCCAAGGCATAATTAATCATGCAACAACATTCTTTGGCTTAGAGACCGCTGTGTAACCTTTTTTCAACCCGGTTCTTTCGGCCCGGCTAACTGAACTAAACCGCAGTTAGCCAGAGCGCAAAAACAAAGGCAGAATGGCCATAGCTGCGAGTGATATTAACATATCATTATGATAGCCATTAGCACTTTTAATTGATGAGTTTTTGCTGCCGTTCCGAGCCGCACTCTTCGCCAGCCCCCCGCCCCCTACCCCTTCCGCGTTACCAATCATTTGTCAATGGCTTTAGTTTTGGCTCAAAAGACAAAGCCCGCCGTCGATCTGAGTTGAGAACGCGAAAATGGCCGCAGGTCGCGAATTGAGACTGCGAACTTCGAGGTTTACGAATGCGTAAAATCCGTTTTGGGTGAAACAGTGAATGGGGAAAATGTGATGGAGCTGTCCAAATGGTAAAATAAAACTTGGCCAATATGGTAGCTATAGCAACGGACGCAGTGGTATGTGCACATTACCCCATCTAAAGTTCCTAACTAAAGGTACTAACAGTAAGCATCAATGTAGTGGATCAAAGATCACCCATCGAGGGGAGAAAGGCGTGGAATTATATTCATTGATTAATTTCGGCTCACCTTAATGGATCTGACTCAGTTTGGTGTCATTATGATTTTACAATCAATTAATGAACGCGGGTGAAAAGTGTCTGTGGCATTTAAGAGATATTTACACCTATTCCCCTGATGGCTAgttcttgttttatttatttggctgCCACTGCTAATCATATTTTGCGAGGCATGTGGCTTGAAACTCGAGTGAAACatgcaattaaacaaatgccTAAGAAGGTATACCGTTAGCCGAGGTCTCCAAAGGGTTCCAAATGCCCAGCGGTGGTTTGAGGTCCCTCTTCAAAGGGGGTTCAATCGGTTCTTTGCGGCTTCTTAAGGCTAACACGCCTTCGTGGTCTAAGCTTGCTTTCTTTCGGCCAGAATGTGCTTGGCACATGTTGGACACAAGCCCTGGACCCGCAGACCCGCCTCCAGACGCCAATTATGCAGTCCAGTCGAAGGATTCGCCCCTGGACACAAGACTGGACAGGATGTTAGAAGCCGACGGCAGTCGAGGCCCGATGAAAAGTCTGAGGAGACTGCAGAAAAAGCGAAAGTTGGGCCAAGATTTTGGCCAGCGGCCTTaacggaaatggaaatggttgCGGGGTCTTGGGGGATCTGGCCCCAGTGATCTCGGCATCGGGATCCTACGACGGGCTGGGCAATTAGGCAGCGCCTCTCGGACGTGAGCATTAAATTTCCAACTGAAAGTGGCAGATCCATCAAAAGTGAACGCAATCCATCATCCGCCGAATCACGGCGTGATGAGAGCAGCGCCGACATGGCCCAACTCCCGATCCCCATCCTTGTGGCTTATGATGATGGCCAACAGATTGGCGCGCTCGCAGCACGAGCTAAAAGCCTTCAGCTCCACCGTTAGACACCCAGGGCAGCTCTGAAAATGTATTCGCATTCTATACTTTGAAAAACAACCTTCAAAAATGTAATATATGAGGGATATTAGAACATCTATGTTTTGTGTAATCCGAAACTCTTCGAAGTTTGCACAGTGTAATCGGTGAAGCGGTTCATGTGGATGGTTGCCTATAAGTGGAGCGCGGCTCCAAGGTCACATTTAAGTGGACCCAGCTCAAGATGGAGACCCGATTCTTTCTAATGCCGCCTGGTCTACTTTCGCAGCTCCAGCGCGACCTGCTGGAgggcaattaaaacaattgcagGGACTCAGGGTCTGCATCTGAATACGAGTCTGTCTCGGACGTCTGGGCGATGTGGGCTGGCCAGGAACCAGGAGAGGCCTTTTCGCTGGAACCCAGCCGCACGCCCATTAGCGACAATCAATCTCGGCCACGCTGCAACGCAACCGAACTCCGGATCTCCGTGCTTTTATATTTGGGTTTTATGTTTTGCCGCGAATCGTAGTTTCTTGcctcttagtttttattatttacgaATGCCACTTGCCAGATAACCCATAattatgaaattattattgGAGCGCCAAGCAGCGACGGCAGCGAAACGTATCTGTATCTCGAAGGCAGGCGATTCTGTGTATGCCGTCGGAAAAGCAGAAATCATTTCGGGCCGCGGCAACAGGAAGTTTTCGGTGCCGCGGGCCGTGGAAGTTGTTCAAAAATATATGCGCAATCTGCCGAAATAGCCACCACTTCTGTAGGCCTTCAAAAACGTTCGGTGTCCACCTTTCGACTTTTACACTCGATGAAGAAATTGAGATACCAGCGGAAAATAAACAAGACCGTTTGGTGGACAACCTCTCGGCTGAAGTTCTCTCCCGGAGGAACCCCAAATGAGGCAGCCAaacttaataaattatatgcaAAACTGCCGCTGGGGAAATGGCAAACCAACAATGTGTCCAAAAGGCAGCGGGAAAGCCAACTTCCAGCAGGGGAAAACAAATGTTGGGCGTTCGAGGAACTCcgtttttgaatatttatgaaaGGACAGGGTGATCCTCTGAGCTGGATACCAGCCGGATCCCGCAGGCCGCACATGCCGTTATGGCCAACTGCGGTCCTTGACTCCTTTGCAGATGTCCAAGGGCCAGCAACCTGATCGCCAAGTGGGTAAATATTACGGAAAGAAGcgatttttaaatgaaaacaaacgCTAGGGTCGATGTGGCATGTCTTGGCTAAACTGGAATGGTTCATCTCCTCCACTATGAGGACAACTGAACTGCTATAGctttataatatatacatttaaaataaatttgaagttCTTAGGGAACTTATTCAAACATTATGTTCTCAAGCTTTAGCCTGATCGCAAGCTATTCCAAGCTTGGAAACCATTTTGGGCACTCTGAACCACTTGATCCTAACCACAGAAGACCGACGGACAGTAAGAAAAATGGCTGGGTTGCAGTGCGATGATGGAAAGGAGGTGGCGGTGGGGCAGGAAAAGGAGCTGAGGGGGGTATGGATACTTTGAATGCGAGCAAGAGAGAGATGTTCATCGGAACGCATGTTCTTTGAAAATTGCCCATAATTATGCGAACGAACTTCAAACTGATTGTTTCTACCGGCAGCAGCGCAGTCCGAGAAACGAGAACCCAGAGCCGAGGATCGGAACCCAACTCCATCCCATAGCTCCTTGGACCATGGACCACGCTGTCCGAAAAACGCGCGTCCGTTGCATGCAACGTGGcagggatgggatgggatcgAGATCGGGACATGGCCAAGGGTATGGCTGTGTGGAATAGCCCGCTTGGCTGCAGTGAAAGAGAATGACTGTAATTACGCATCActttttcttaattttcaTGCTGTGCATCTTGCGGCCCTTCCTCCTCGCAAACGGAGCGGATTGGAGTGGTGGTGAACGACGAGGACGAGGGCCGGAAGGGGTCCTCCATCTTGTCGCTGGGAACAATTTGAGCACTGAACTTGACCCACAAGTCGAGTCTGCGGCTTTTTGTGCGGCAGAGTTTTAGAAAATTGCTCGTTTCGTTGCGTGCATGTTTCCCAAAATGCGATCGGCTTGAAAGCATTTTGCGTGTTGTTTTGTCCGCTGTCTGTTTTCTGCTTGTTCCTCCAATGAGAAATCTAATTTAAAagatacaaattttaaattatgggGTTTTCTTGGCTGCCAAAAATGTTTCGTTGTTTTTTCTTCGCTTTACCTTCCTCTTCACATATGATTGCTTCTACGTGCCGAAGACTCGCATTTTGGCATTTTGGATGCGATGGCAGATACGCAATTTCGTGGCGGAAATGCTGAATGTCAAGAGTGGCTTACTTAGACAGTGGTTGCATAACAGCTTTAAAGACAAGGGGGCTAGGAATAAGAAGGGTCTCATCACAGAGGGGTACTTTTTACACACAGTATTTATTGGTAACCAGATTCAAATTGAAAACTTCGCGCGCTTTTTGCACCCACTCTCGGTATCGATATATCGTTTTGCTCCCATCGCTACTGTGCTAAGGTAAACaacatataaaatatacattattTCAAGGTTTGAAAATGTCCTTAGTTATTTTGTGAagattattaattatttatttaatttattttaaattctatGTTATGATTTTTGTTATACCagtaataaaatacattttacatCGTAATTATGGTAGAAAAACCTTATACCTTTTCCAGCACTGCAGCTAAAGTTGGTTTCCTAATGGATTCCGATAGGTTCAATAACACATCCATACATCGATAaccattttctttttgttttgctaatGTGATTTACAAAATAGTTGTTTTTATTGAGAATTGTCGGCGGTATATAACATGATTTTGATGTAACTTCTGACATGGACACCGCCGGAGACATGGAGCACCTGGCCAGTGTGTCCTTCGGCGACTTTGAGCCGAAATCCACAGAGGGCGAAGTATCCTGCTATCGGAACTTTCGGGCGCAGGCGGAACATGTTTCGCTGGACATTTCGCTTGGGCAGAAGTCAGACACTCTATTTGCCGCCGACCAGACGCCCACGCCTACGCGACTCATCAAGAACTGCGACGAGGTCGGTCTCTTCGAGGACCTGCAGCACGTGAATCCCTTTGACATTGGATTTCAGCAAGCAGCGGAACGAAATGTCAGCGGCACTCCGAGTCGCCCAGAGGCTCCACCCAATGACGGCGAGTCTCTGCACACACCGCAGGTGTATCCCGTCGAGGCCCCCAACGCGGTATCAGTTTCGTCTGAAAATCAAGTCCCACAAAATGTCAGCTGCGGCGATATGGATGTGGACCAGCTTCTGGCCACGACAGTTACCTCGCCTTCCAAGGCCAGTCAAGATGGACCGCCACCGCTGCAGTTGATCCAGCCCCAGGTCCTAACATGGGTGCTGCCTGCTCAGACAGTTCCCATTTCCATCGCTACAGCAGATTCTAACAGAAACAGGGTGAAGCCGCCTGGTGCCATTCATCCCTTCATATTGCCGAAACCCACTGCAAAAGAATTAAACAAGACCAGTAGAAGACTCGACCCTATTCTGGTTAGTTGCAACCCACCCAATTACGAGCCCAGTAGCGCCAGTCTGACGCCCACCTCACAGCTGCCCATCAAGGAAAGATTGAAGGCCATTATCCACAGCAATAATAACAGACGCAGCTTCTCCACACCGCCCAAGGCTGCGAAAGCAAAAGATCGCAGTCGGGACGAGGATTGTATGGAGCGGCGAAGGGCAGCAGCCTCTCGTTACCGTAACAAGATGCGAAACGAGCACAAGGACCTCGTCAAGCAGAACGCCCAGCTGCAGCAGGAGAATCAAGAACTGCACGAAAGAATTTCCAGATTAGAAaaggagctgcagcagcacaGGAGTCACAGCACCTTAGCTGGCGGTAAGCTTTGACAAACCGTTCCTGAATCCTTAAGCTaattaattttcgtttatagtggtggccgaccagctgcggattccACCATCCAGTATAAACTTGCTCATCAATGTGCCCAACGTGTTAGTGCCTT carries:
- the LOC6618893 gene encoding cyclic AMP-dependent transcription factor ATF-2, which gives rise to MDTAGDMEHLASVSFGDFEPKSTEGEVSCYRNFRAQAEHVSLDISLGQKSDTLFAADQTPTPTRLIKNCDEVGLFEDLQHVNPFDIGFQQAAERNVSGTPSRPEAPPNDGESLHTPQVYPVEAPNAVSVSSENQVPQNVSCGDMDVDQLLATTVTSPSKASQDGPPPLQLIQPQVLTWVLPAQTVPISIATADSNRNRVKPPGAIHPFILPKPTAKELNKTSRRLDPILVSCNPPNYEPSSASLTPTSQLPIKERLKAIIHSNNNRRSFSTPPKAAKAKDRSRDEDCMERRRAAASRYRNKMRNEHKDLVKQNAQLQQENQELHERISRLEKELQQHRSHSTLAGVVADQLRIPPSSINLLINVPNVLVPSSATNASADKK